The Ignatzschineria rhizosphaerae genome contains a region encoding:
- a CDS encoding helix-turn-helix domain-containing protein has product MAKYSFDFKLQVIQFYLDNHGYQATARYFNVECTTVRKWVKAYQYHGAEGIKPRTSKLN; this is encoded by the coding sequence ATGGCTAAATATTCTTTTGATTTTAAATTACAAGTAATTCAGTTTTATCTTGATAATCATGGTTATCAAGCGACTGCTCGCTACTTTAATGTGGAATGCACAACTGTCCGTAAGTGGGTGAAAGCTTATCAGTATCATGGGGCTGAAGGTATAAAACCCAGAACTTCTAAACTTAACTAG